AGCCGAGGCGCTGCGGGTCCTCGATTGCCAGCCGCGCACTGGAGCAGCCGCGCCCGGCCTCGTCGCCTTCTGGGATTTCGGGGATGGCATCACGACGCTCGACATCAAGGACCTCTCGGCCAATTGCCTGCATGGCCGCTTGCATCAGCTGCCGCGACGCGGCGTCACGGGCTTTTTCTGGTCCGGCGCCGTGCATGATTTTCGCCTGGCGCCGCGCGAATATGCGGCCATCCACTTTCACAGCGACGACATCTATGACTGCCAGTGGCAGACAACATTCACGCTCGATGTGCCTGCGGATTGGCGCACCGGCGTCTATGCGCTGCGGCTGACGCCGGCCGGAGACGAACCGGAGCCGGACTGCGAGAGCTACGTCACCTTCTTCGTCACCCCCGGCAAGCAGACCAAGCGGGCGGATCTCGTGGTCGTGCTCTCGGTTGCAACCTACCTGGCCTATGCGAACAGTGCGCTGCGGCTCTACCAGGTGCATTTCGAGACGCTGATGGAGCATGTGCTCTGGCTGCCGCTGGACGATGTCTACATGCAGGAGCATCCTCAGATCGGCCAGTCGACCTATGACAGCCATGTTGACGGATCCGGCCGCGCCTATTCGTCCTGGCTCCGTCCGGTCCTCAGCATGCGTCCGCGCGGCTACTGGTTCAACATGATCAACGACACCCATATCCTCGACTGGCTTGAGGAAAAGGGCATCGCCTATGACGTCATCACCGATGTCGAACTGGACCGCGAAGGCGCCCGTGCGCTGAGGCCCTATCGCGCGATGATGACGCCGACCCATGCGGAATATTACTCGTTCAACATGATGAACGGCATCATGGACTACCAGAACGGCGGGGGCCGGCACATTTCCATGGGCGGCAACGCCTTCTACTGGCGTTGCGGCTTCCATCCGGCGGCTCCGGCCGCGCTCGAAGTGCGCCGCGGAATGGCCGGCACCCGCACCTGGGAGTCCGAACCGGGTGAAGTGCATCTGGCCGGCACCGGCGAGCCGGGCGCCCTCTGGAGGCATAGCGGTTTCGCCCCGCAGAAGCTGGTCGGCACCGGCTTTTCGGCGATGATCAACGACACCTGCACCTATTACGTCCGCACGCCGGACAGCGAGGATCCGCGGGCGGCCTTCATCTTCGAAGGCACCGGACGGCACGAGCGGTTTGGCGATTTCGGCTTCCGCTACGGTGGCGCCGTGGGCAGCGAGATCGACCGTCTGGACTACGACCTCGGGACGCCGCGCCACGCCTTGCTGATTGCCACTTCGGAAGGTCTCGGCGCCGGCGCGCTTCCGACGCCGGAGGAGTTCCGCACCATGGTCGACGGGCTGGACGGTACGCAGAACGCTCTTGTCCGCGCCGACATGGTGTTCTTCGAGACGGGCAATGGCGGCGCAGTCTTCGCCTCCGGCTCGATCACCTTCGGCATGTCGCTCGGCCACAACAATTATGACAACAATATCAGCACGATCACGCTGAATGTCGTGAAGCGGTTTCTCGACCCCGAACCCTTCGTCCTGCCGGCTTTGACCTAGACGGCGACGGGCCGCGCCGGCGCGCGGCCTTGGCAAACCCTGCGGCATGCGCCGTACGCGACTTCAAGAGGCGATCATGGCAGACAGACCGGAATTTCAATCTCCCGAGCTCGGACCGATGAATGTCGCGCCGCGCAAGGTGCGGCCGATGCATGCCGACGACCACTGGAACAGCCAGCCGTGGTACGAGGCACCGCGAGAAGACCCCGACATACCGGAAGTCTATACCTATACCGACGCGATCTCGTACGATCCCGGCGACGAGGTCACATTCCATTCGACCTCGACCGCCAGGACCTGGCGCCTGCAGATCTATCGCGACGGATTGCACCCGGAAACCGTGCATGAGGTAGCGGCGATTGATGGCGTATTCGCGCCGACCCCCAAGGACGCCTACCGCAACGGCTGCAACTGGCCGGTCAGTCATCGATGGACATTGCCGGCCGACCTGAAGTCGGGCTTCTACCGCGTGGTATCGACCTGCGACAGGCCGAACGGCATCAAGTTCGTGCAGCATCACTTTTTCGTCGTGCGGCCGACTGAAAAGACCCGCCGCGCCAAGATCCTGATGGTCCTGCCGACCGGCACCTGGACGTCCTACAACGACTTCGGCGGCGCCAATCACTATTTCGGCGTCGAAGGCGAGAACCGCGATCAGCCGTCGCCGGTCCTGTCGCTCGAACGTCCCTGGACGCGCGGCATTGTCTGGCTGCCGGCGGGCGCGCCGCGGATCTGCGCCGATCCGGCACCGGAAATGGGTGACGCGCCGCGCTATGCGATGAAGGAATGGGCCTATGCCAATGGCTTCGGCCAGTATTATGCGGCTGCCGGCTGGGCGCAGTTCGACCGCCACTTCGTGCTTTGGGCCGAAAAAGAAGGCTTCGAGCTCGACATGATCACCCAGACCGATCTGCATTACCGGCCGGAGCTGCTCGACGCCTATCCCTGCGTCACCATTATCGGTCACGACGAATACTGGACCTGGGAAATGCGCGAGGCGATGGAGGGCTATGTCGAGCGCGGCGGAAATCTTGCCCGCTTCGGCGCGAATTTCCTCTGGCAGATCCGTCTCGAGGCGGATGGCAAGCGGCAGATCTGCCACAAGTTCAAGGCGATCCACAACGATCCCGTCGCAGGCACAGACAAGGCGCATCTGCTGACCAGCGCCTGGGAGGACCACACTGTGAAGTGGCCGGGTGCGTCGACGGTCGGCGTCAACGGGGCGCACGGCATGTATGCCTCCTGGGGCGGCTTTGCGCCGAACGGCCAGAAGGGCATGACCGTCTACCGGCCGACCCACTGGGCCTTCCAGGGCACCGGCCTGCACTATGCCGACATCTTCGGCGACAAGCAGCATATCTTCGCCTATGAGGTGGACGGCCTGGACTACACGTTCCGCCACGGCCTCCCCTATCCGGTCGCGGTGGAGGGCCAGCCCGAGACGATCGAGATCCTTGCGATGTCGCCGGCGGTCCTCGCCGAGGACGAGCCCGAAGGCGAAGGCTTCCGCTACTATGTGCGCGGCAGCGATCATGAGGGGCTTGTCGAATGCGTTACCGGAGAGGTAACGCCGGAAGGGCTCGCGCGCTACAAATACGGATCCGGGATGATGGTGCACATGACCCGCGGCAAAGGCGAGGTGCTGACCGCGGCCACTTGCGAATGGGTCATGGGCCTGAAACGCGGCGATCCTTTCACCCAGCGCATCACCCGCAACATCCTTGACCGGTTTACCGCCGGCCGATCCGCATAGGCGGAGATGGGACGAGCTTTCGCATCAGAACAATGGCCTGGGAGGGTTTGAGCCGATGAACACTGATACCAGCCGCGAAAGGCAGCCTGCCGCGCGCAACCGCGATCCTGCCGACCTCGCGCGGATCGCGCGGTCGCTCCGGCGCCACGTGATCGCGCTCGTGGCACCGACCGGCCAGGGCTATGTCCAGCAGGGTCTCGGCGCGGCCGACCTGTTCGCCGTCTTGTATTTCGCTGAAATGCGGCTCGACCCGGCCGATCCGCAATGGCCGGACCGCGACCGCTTCCTGCTCTCGACGGCCCATAACACGGCCATCTTCTATGCAACGCTTGCCGCGCGCGGCATTGTCGAGCGGGATCTGGTGGACCAGTATTGCCAGGATGGTTCCGTGTTCGAGGTCAATGCCTCCGAACGGGTCGGCACAGCCATCGAAGCGACGCTCGGCTCTCTCGGACAGGGCCTCTCGGTCGGCATCGGCATGGCACTCGCGGCACGGCGCCGCGGCTCGCAAAGCCGGGTTTACGTGGTTCTCGGCGATGGCGAATTGCAGGAGGGCCAGCTCTGGGAAGCGGCTCTCTATGCCGGCAGCGCCGGTCTCTCCAATCTCTGCCTGATCATCGACTACAACAGCATGCAAGTTGAAGGTCATATCGACAAGGTGGTGTCGGTGGCGCCGGTCGCCGAAAAATTCGCGGCTTTCGGTTGGGCCGCCGAGGAGATCGACGGCCATGACATTCCGGCTCTCTTGACGGCGCTCGAAGAGGCCCGTGGCCGGGACAGGCCGACCTGCCTCGTGGCCACCACAACTGCCGGCAAGGGCGTGCCGTCGCTGGAGGGCATCCTCGCCCATAATCTCAAACTGCCAGCCGAGGTCGCCGCCGAGGCGATGGCCGCCCTGGCCGATGCGGAGGAGAGACCATGAGCCGCCAGACGGAAGACCGAGCATCCCTGGAAGTCCTGGACTTCAACGCGCGTGGCGCCTCGGCGGCGACGGCGCAGAAACATTACGGAGAGGCACTGCTGCAGGCCGCACAGGCTGATGACCGGATCGTCTGCCTGACCGCCGACCTCACCCTTCCGACGGAGACGGACCTGTTCCGCGACCAGTTGCCGGAGCGCTTTCACCAGGTCGGCATCGCGGAAGCCAATATGATCGGCATCGCCGGAGGTCTGGCTCGGTCCGGCGAGATTCCCTTCGTTCACAGCTTCTGCGTCTTTGCGACCCGTCGCTGCTATGACCAGATCGCCATGCAGGTGGCCTATCCGCGCGCCAATGTGAAGATCGTCGGGGTAATCCCCGGATTGACGACTTTGCTCGGGGTCTCGCATCAGGCGATCGATGATATCGCCCTGATGCGGGCACTACCGAACATGACGGTGATCGAACCGAGCAGCCCGGACCAGGTGCGTGCTTCGGTCGCGGCGATCGCCCGGCATGAGGGTCCGGTCTACCTGCGCCTGAAACGCGCCGACGGAACGGAGGTGGTCGGCGATCCTGCATCCGACTTTACCATCGGCAAGATGAGGGTGCTGCGCGAGGGCCAGCAGGGCCTGATCGTCGCCTGCGGCATGATGGTCTATATCGCACGATCGGCCGCTGACGCGTTGAGCCGCGACGGCATCGAAATGACGGTCGTCGACATGGCGACGATCAAACCGCTCGATCCCGCTTTGGTCGAACTTGCGAGGCGGATGCCGCTTGTCGTCACCGCGGAAAACCACTCGATCATTGGCGGGCTCGGGAGCGCGGTGGCGGAAATGCTGATGGAAAACGATGTCCCGTCGAAATTCCGCCGCCTCGGCGTCCGCGACACGTTCGCCGAAGGCGGCACAACCGCCTTTCTCTTCGAGAAATACGGGTTATCCGCGAATGCCCTGGTTGCGACGATCCGCCAGGCACTGGCACAGCCAGCACCATGAGGGACCTGCGTGCCCTTGCGGCCTCAGGCGGAGGGGGGTGGCAGGTAGCGGGTGCCGCCGGATTTTTCCAGCAGGCGCACCAGGTTTTGTCCGCCTTCCATCATGTCTGCCTGAATGGCTTCGCGAACCTTGTCTGCACGGCGCTGCCGCAAGTATTTCAGCACGGACAGGTGCTGATGCTCTTTCGGGTAGGTCGGGGGCGCGCTCGGATAATGGAAGTTCAGGAGCGGCCCGTTGCGCATCCAGATATCGTCGAGGATGGCCAAAACTTCCGGCAGTTCGGATCCTTCGTAAAGCCCGCGGTGAAACTGCCAGTTGGCGCGCACCGCATCCGACCAGCGCTGCTGCTGCTCGGCCGCGATCAATTCGGCATGAATGGCTTCCATACGGTCGATATCGGCCTCCGAAACACGCGTTGTGGCGTGTTCGGCGGCAAGGCCTTCAAGAAACAAGCGCACCGTCCGCAGCTCGATATACTGCTTGGCCGTCATGTGAGCCACGGCGATCGAACGGCCCGCCTGCATTTCCAGCGCCCTGGCGCGCACCAATTGCATCAGCGCCTCGCGGATCGGCGTCTCGGAGACGTTCATCGTCGTCGCCAGATCACGGATCTTAAAGCGATGGCCCGGCCAGAACCGGCCCTCCATCAGGGCTTGCCGCAGGTTGTTGTAGACCAAGCCGGTCAGGCTATCCCGCACGACCGGTCCAACTCCATTACCGTCCACCACCTGATCCACGTCTCGCATCTCGTTTCCTAGTACGGCCGGTGAGCCGGACGAGCCGGCGCCTGTTCACCTATATATAATATACCCTGTCGGATTTGCACGCTCTACCCATGACATCCTTAGAGAGGCTTTTACTCGCAGACGATCCCTCCCGTCCATGGTTTTTCATGCGGCCGAGTAACCCACAGATTGGGAAATGGCGGGAGCGGACAGAGGCTACCCAACACTGAGGGATTGCTGCCCCCAGACCCCAGCAAAGTGATTGCGGACCGGCCTCATATATGATATATCAAAGGAACAAAGATGGAGTTGGCGATGTCTGATTTGGTCAGGATGCAGGACCGCGCATTGCGCGCACGTGCGGAGAAGGTCGTTCCCGGGGGAATGTGGGGACACCTGCATGCGGCGAAGCTACCGGATGCCTATCCGCAATTCTTCAGCCGCGGCGAAGGCGGCATTCTCTGGGATGTCGACGGAAATCGTTACGTCGATTTCATGTGCAGCTGGGGCCCGAACCTTCTCGGGCACCTCCACCCGGAGGTCGAAGAAGCGGCCGAGCGCCAGCGGCGCATGGGCGATTGCCTGAATGGGCCCGCCGAAGTCATGGTCGAACTGGCTGAACTCGTGGTCGACACGATTGCCCATGCCGATTGGACAATGTTCCAGAAGAACGGCACCGATGCGACGACGACATGCGTCACCATTGCGCGCGCGGCAACGGGCAAACGCAAGATCCTGGTTGCCAAGGGCGCCTATCACGGCGCCGTTCCGTGGTGCTCCCCTTCTTTGATCGGCGTGACGGCGGAAGACCGCGCCCATCTCGTCTACTACACGTTCAACGACATCGAATCGCTCGAGACTGCGGTGAAAGAGGCCGCTGACGACATGGCAGCGATCGTCGTCTCGGCCTATCGCCACGATATCAGTCTTGATCAGGAACTGCCGACCCAGGATTTCGCCAAGGCCGTCCGCCGGCTTGCCGATAGCAAGGGCGCCGCGCTGATCATTGATGAGGTTCGCGCCGGCTTCCGCCTTCACACAGCCGGAAGCTGGGAACCGCTCGGCGTTCGGCCCGATCTTTCCGCCTGGAGCAAGGCGATCGCCAACGGCTACACGCTGTCGGCGGTAAC
The sequence above is a segment of the Rhizobium sp. SSA_523 genome. Coding sequences within it:
- a CDS encoding N,N-dimethylformamidase beta subunit family domain-containing protein; translation: MIYKTNEYLGYPDRISVPAGETVKFQLSSRRDAVKVEVLRLRCGDVDVNGPGFKYDLMDSAIDGVHACLDQEIRPGSCAVIEHGGTLVPSGNGWSFGCYIYPTHIADNGRGIMSNWCETTGQGYALELDSEGRPVLRLGSTCLTLDVKVRERVWSFISATLDLAKKTARLSLIVPADGTRPAAAHAKSFALPDVLPLDSGLDFLIAAHHLDPANRYTAHFDGKIEAPRIVSSSLEAEALRVLDCQPRTGAAAPGLVAFWDFGDGITTLDIKDLSANCLHGRLHQLPRRGVTGFFWSGAVHDFRLAPREYAAIHFHSDDIYDCQWQTTFTLDVPADWRTGVYALRLTPAGDEPEPDCESYVTFFVTPGKQTKRADLVVVLSVATYLAYANSALRLYQVHFETLMEHVLWLPLDDVYMQEHPQIGQSTYDSHVDGSGRAYSSWLRPVLSMRPRGYWFNMINDTHILDWLEEKGIAYDVITDVELDREGARALRPYRAMMTPTHAEYYSFNMMNGIMDYQNGGGRHISMGGNAFYWRCGFHPAAPAALEVRRGMAGTRTWESEPGEVHLAGTGEPGALWRHSGFAPQKLVGTGFSAMINDTCTYYVRTPDSEDPRAAFIFEGTGRHERFGDFGFRYGGAVGSEIDRLDYDLGTPRHALLIATSEGLGAGALPTPEEFRTMVDGLDGTQNALVRADMVFFETGNGGAVFASGSITFGMSLGHNNYDNNISTITLNVVKRFLDPEPFVLPALT
- a CDS encoding N,N-dimethylformamidase beta subunit family domain-containing protein, whose product is MADRPEFQSPELGPMNVAPRKVRPMHADDHWNSQPWYEAPREDPDIPEVYTYTDAISYDPGDEVTFHSTSTARTWRLQIYRDGLHPETVHEVAAIDGVFAPTPKDAYRNGCNWPVSHRWTLPADLKSGFYRVVSTCDRPNGIKFVQHHFFVVRPTEKTRRAKILMVLPTGTWTSYNDFGGANHYFGVEGENRDQPSPVLSLERPWTRGIVWLPAGAPRICADPAPEMGDAPRYAMKEWAYANGFGQYYAAAGWAQFDRHFVLWAEKEGFELDMITQTDLHYRPELLDAYPCVTIIGHDEYWTWEMREAMEGYVERGGNLARFGANFLWQIRLEADGKRQICHKFKAIHNDPVAGTDKAHLLTSAWEDHTVKWPGASTVGVNGAHGMYASWGGFAPNGQKGMTVYRPTHWAFQGTGLHYADIFGDKQHIFAYEVDGLDYTFRHGLPYPVAVEGQPETIEILAMSPAVLAEDEPEGEGFRYYVRGSDHEGLVECVTGEVTPEGLARYKYGSGMMVHMTRGKGEVLTAATCEWVMGLKRGDPFTQRITRNILDRFTAGRSA
- a CDS encoding transketolase gives rise to the protein MNTDTSRERQPAARNRDPADLARIARSLRRHVIALVAPTGQGYVQQGLGAADLFAVLYFAEMRLDPADPQWPDRDRFLLSTAHNTAIFYATLAARGIVERDLVDQYCQDGSVFEVNASERVGTAIEATLGSLGQGLSVGIGMALAARRRGSQSRVYVVLGDGELQEGQLWEAALYAGSAGLSNLCLIIDYNSMQVEGHIDKVVSVAPVAEKFAAFGWAAEEIDGHDIPALLTALEEARGRDRPTCLVATTTAGKGVPSLEGILAHNLKLPAEVAAEAMAALADAEERP
- a CDS encoding transketolase C-terminal domain-containing protein, producing the protein MSRQTEDRASLEVLDFNARGASAATAQKHYGEALLQAAQADDRIVCLTADLTLPTETDLFRDQLPERFHQVGIAEANMIGIAGGLARSGEIPFVHSFCVFATRRCYDQIAMQVAYPRANVKIVGVIPGLTTLLGVSHQAIDDIALMRALPNMTVIEPSSPDQVRASVAAIARHEGPVYLRLKRADGTEVVGDPASDFTIGKMRVLREGQQGLIVACGMMVYIARSAADALSRDGIEMTVVDMATIKPLDPALVELARRMPLVVTAENHSIIGGLGSAVAEMLMENDVPSKFRRLGVRDTFAEGGTTAFLFEKYGLSANALVATIRQALAQPAP
- a CDS encoding GntR family transcriptional regulator, which codes for MRDVDQVVDGNGVGPVVRDSLTGLVYNNLRQALMEGRFWPGHRFKIRDLATTMNVSETPIREALMQLVRARALEMQAGRSIAVAHMTAKQYIELRTVRLFLEGLAAEHATTRVSEADIDRMEAIHAELIAAEQQQRWSDAVRANWQFHRGLYEGSELPEVLAILDDIWMRNGPLLNFHYPSAPPTYPKEHQHLSVLKYLRQRRADKVREAIQADMMEGGQNLVRLLEKSGGTRYLPPPSA
- a CDS encoding aminotransferase class III-fold pyridoxal phosphate-dependent enzyme, with translation MSDLVRMQDRALRARAEKVVPGGMWGHLHAAKLPDAYPQFFSRGEGGILWDVDGNRYVDFMCSWGPNLLGHLHPEVEEAAERQRRMGDCLNGPAEVMVELAELVVDTIAHADWTMFQKNGTDATTTCVTIARAATGKRKILVAKGAYHGAVPWCSPSLIGVTAEDRAHLVYYTFNDIESLETAVKEAADDMAAIVVSAYRHDISLDQELPTQDFAKAVRRLADSKGAALIIDEVRAGFRLHTAGSWEPLGVRPDLSAWSKAIANGYTLSAVTGSDWLRKAASQIFVTGSFWAGAVAMAAALATLKVVRRDNVPEKVARLGQMLRDGLETRSRQFGLSIRQSGPAQMPTVLFDDDADFAKGNAFCNAALSKGVYFHPRHNMFLCAAHTEADIAAALEAAEHGFATVSNRAAT